CGTCGGTGGCGCTGTCGATTTATCAATTGCCCGGCTCCAACGCGCTGCAAACCGCGCAGGGCGTGTACGCCAAAATGGACGAGCTGAAGTCACGCTTTCCCGACGGGCTCGACTACCGCATCGTTTACGACACCACGCCGTTTATCAAGGAATCGATCGGCGAGGTTTTCAAAACCTTGCGAGACGCCATCATCCTGGTGGCGATCGTGGTGCTGGTGTTTTTGCAGAACTGGCGCGCGGCGCTGATTCCACTGATCGCCGTGCCCGTGGCCGTGGTAGGCACGTTCGCGGCCATGGCGGCGCTGGGCTTCTCGCTCAACAACTTGTCGCTCTTCGGCCTGGTGCTGGCCATCGGCATTGTCGTCGACGATGCCATCGTGGTCGTCGAAAACGTCGAGCGCTGGCTGGAAGAAGGCCTCGCTCCGCGCGACGCCGCGCGAAAAGCCATGGACGAAGTGACGAGTCCCGTCATCGCCGTGGCGCTTGTCTTGTGCGCGGTGTTCGTGCCGTGCGCATTCATCAGCGGCATCACCGGGCAGTTCTTCCGGCAGTTCGCCGTGACGATCGCCACGTCGACCGTGATCTCGGCTTTCAATTCGCTGACGCTCAGCCCGGCGCTGGCGGCGTTGATCTTGCGGCGGCGCGGTACGGTACACGATCCGCTGACTCGCGTGCTCGATTTAACGTTGGGCTGGTTCTTCAAGTTGTTCAATGGTGCTTTTGGCGTCGGCACCGCGGCCTACACGCGCGCCGTGGGTGGTTTACTGCGCGTGAGCGTGATCGTGCTCCTCTTGTACGGCGGGCTGTTGTGGCTGACGTACGAGGAATTCAGCCGCGCGCCGACCGGCTTCGTGCCCGAGCAGGATAAGGGCTACTTGCTCGTGAACGTGCAACTGCCCGACTCGGCTACGGTCGCGCGCACCGAGGCCGTGATGGCCCGGCTCGACGAGATTGCCCATGCCACCGAGGGGGTCGAGCACACGGTCGGCATCTCGGGCCAGTCGTTGCTCTTGGGCGCCAACGCGCCGAACCTGGGCTCGATGTACGTCATGCTCAAGGAATTCCACGATCGCCGCGGCATCACGGCGGACGACGTGGCTGCGCAGATTCGCGAGCAATGTGGGAGCGAAATTCGCGACGCCGTGGTCAGCACCTTCGGCGCCCCGCCCATCGACGGCTTGGGCACCACGGCCGGCTTCAAGATGATCGTCGAGGATCGCGGCAACCTGGGCCTTAACGAACTGGCGTCTATCGCCGATCGCATCGTTGCCGCAGGCAATGAAACTCCGCAACTCGACGGGCTCTTTGCCAGCACGCGCGCGAGCACGCCGTGGCTGTATTTGAATATCGACCGTACAAAGTGCCTGGCCGTCGGCCTGTCGATGGCTGAAGTGTTCAACACGTTGCAAGTCTATCTCGGCTCGTATTACGTGAACAACTTCAACCAATTCGGCCGCACCTGGCAAGTCAACGTGATGGCCGATACGCCATTTCGCGACCGGATCGAGGACATCTCGCTCATCAAGCTGCGCAACAAGCGCGGTGAGATGGTGCCGCTGGGCACCGTGCTCGACGTGCGCGATTCGAGCGGCCCGGCGGCCGTCATGCGATACAACATGTACTCGGC
Above is a window of Pirellulales bacterium DNA encoding:
- a CDS encoding efflux RND transporter permease subunit, encoding MISHFFIDRPIFASVLSIVATLAGAVALLALPVAQYPDVTPPTVLVTAYYPGANALTVRDTVAAPIEQQVSGVENMIYMSSLCTNDGAYVLTVTFKLGMDSDMAQVLVQNRVQLAEPVIPDLVQREGINVKKMSPSTMMIVNLVSDGRYDNIFLSNYATIQIRDELGRLPGVANVAYLGERDYSMRAWLDTEKLASMAITAEDVVAAISEQNLQVAAGQIGQPPIPPGQQFQLTINTLGRLIDPEQFADIIIKVGQNQATGPTGGPGQSGGSTPNNEQSASTSIVRLRDVARIELGSQQYDQSCTLDGKPSVALSIYQLPGSNALQTAQGVYAKMDELKSRFPDGLDYRIVYDTTPFIKESIGEVFKTLRDAIILVAIVVLVFLQNWRAALIPLIAVPVAVVGTFAAMAALGFSLNNLSLFGLVLAIGIVVDDAIVVVENVERWLEEGLAPRDAARKAMDEVTSPVIAVALVLCAVFVPCAFISGITGQFFRQFAVTIATSTVISAFNSLTLSPALAALILRRRGTVHDPLTRVLDLTLGWFFKLFNGAFGVGTAAYTRAVGGLLRVSVIVLLLYGGLLWLTYEEFSRAPTGFVPEQDKGYLLVNVQLPDSATVARTEAVMARLDEIAHATEGVEHTVGISGQSLLLGANAPNLGSMYVMLKEFHDRRGITADDVAAQIREQCGSEIRDAVVSTFGAPPIDGLGTTAGFKMIVEDRGNLGLNELASIADRIVAAGNETPQLDGLFASTRASTPWLYLNIDRTKCLAVGLSMAEVFNTLQVYLGSYYVNNFNQFGRTWQVNVMADTPFRDRIEDISLIKLRNKRGEMVPLGTVLDVRDSSGPAAVMRYNMYSATAINGNVAPGTSSGQAISVMQGIASKELPRSMAYDWTELTYMQLQAGNTAVYVFALAVVFVFLVLAAQYESWKLPLAVILVVPMCLLCSVIGVTSSRMDINIFTQIGLVVLVGLASKNAILIVEFAKQQQEEGVPLREAALTACRLRLRPILMTSFAFILGVVPLVVAQGAGAEMRRTLGMAVFSGMLGVTIFGIFLTPVFYYVIQWFGKPPVAAVKPAHEESKSAE